The Stigmatella aurantiaca DW4/3-1 genome contains the following window.
CTCTCTTGAAGTAGACGGACGCGCACCCCATGGCCAGGCAGGGCAACAGCGCGCTCGCCGCGACGAATCCGTGAAGGTCGAGCCGCGCGAGCGCATAGCCGTAGCCAAGGTACCCAAGGCTGGTGACCGTGGATTCCGCGAACGAGACAATGGACATCGCCGTGGCCCGGATGGAGCTTGGCACCTGGCCGATGAGGTGGTTGCCGATGAGAACCTCGAGCAGCGGGCCCAAAGCGGCCACGGCCAGGAAGATGACCGCGGTCAGGCGCAGATCCCCTGCGCGGTTGAGCACCAGCAGGCCTGCGGTCATCATCGCGCCCAGGTAAAACGCGCGTTCGAGGGACAACCGCCGCGAGATGCGCTCCGCCAGCAGATAAGCCGCGGCAGACAGCAACTCCGCCGTGGCGATGATCGAGCCGATCTGGTGGGGCTCCAAGCCATAGCCTTGAAAGATCGCTTGGGAGAAAATGTAGTAAGGCGTGATCGCCCCCACCACGAGCGCCAGCGCGGCGATGAGCCACGTCAGGCGACGCCCATGTGGCTGGAAGAAGAATACGCCCGCCTGTTGCAGAATGCCGGTTCTCGCACCATGAGCCAGGTCATCCCCCCGCTCCGGTAGGATCTCCTGGATCCGCGACCAGGCCAAGAGGCTGACCACGAAGGCCAGACCATAAGCGACATAGACCCACGACCAAGAGGCGCG
Protein-coding sequences here:
- a CDS encoding MFS transporter is translated as MSARFEGKIRAYYVYYVASQTAFDRGIFVLFLMSNQFSGEQIGLLQAALFWATVASEVPTGIIGDKYGRKRSVAIGLGLFICYCAGVILLSGFWPFLLLYCVYGIAKSFISGSDRALLFDYLKAHGREDAFLRIDSRSKALGALALTIAIAVGGYLQRASWSWVYVAYGLAFVVSLLAWSRIQEILPERGDDLAHGARTGILQQAGVFFFQPHGRRLTWLIAALALVVGAITPYYIFSQAIFQGYGLEPHQIGSIIATAELLSAAAYLLAERISRRLSLERAFYLGAMMTAGLLVLNRAGDLRLTAVIFLAVAALGPLLEVLIGNHLIGQVPSSIRATAMSIVSFAESTVTSLGYLGYGYALARLDLHGFVAASALLPCLAMGCASVYFKRVRGAFT